The nucleotide sequence GAGTGGTAACTCTTTTTTACTGAACAAAAACCACGCCATTGGCATTGACGGTGCCAGTGACAAGGCGGCCATTATCCATGCGAACCCGTACTTGCTGTCCTGCGCCTGCGGCGGCCATGGCCTTGCCGGAGGCAGAAACACTGAAGCCGCCGCCATTGACCATGACCTGCACGGGAGCACCCGCTGTGAACAGGGCTGGTGGGCGCACCATGTTCTGGCGCAGGGCCTGACCCGAGGTCAGCGGTCGGATGGTGACCTGGCCAATGAAATCCTGTGCATTGGCAAACACGGGGGCGCTGTCTTCGGCCCAGTCCACCTCGGCAGAGACAGCATCTTCCGCACTCAAGGTCTTGCCTGCGGGAAGATTGCCTTGTGCCACCCAGGCCGGGCCGTAGGCACGCACAGTGATGGGCAGGAAAACATTCCAGGGAACGGCCCCCTCAACACAGCGCAGACCCAGGCGGGTGCGGCCCCACAGGCGGCTGCCAGCGGGAAGATAAGGCTCTACGCGGGCACAGGCGGCAAGGCGAAGGCGTGAATCGAGCTGCCCCATCTGCACCTCCATGCGCAAAGGCATGTCGGTGCTGCCCTGTGCGCTGTCGGCAGAAGGCTGGTGCAGGGCTGCATCCACAAAGCGCTGGCCAATCTGACTCAGCTGGGCTGCGCCGTCCTGTGCTTGTGCCGCACCCGATAGCAGAGCACCCAGTCCCCATGCCGCAGCCATGCCCCGCAGAGGGCGGCATGGTTTGAATGGGGAAAAGCGGCCAGACATGCATCAATCCTTTTTGCGTTCTGCAGGCAAAGCAGCTGCAGACGATGGCTGCAAATATAGATGAGGGTGCCGTTGCGCAATGGGCTGAAGTGACTGCCGATTGCCGCTTTCTTCGCGCTTTAGTTTGCCGGGGCGATTTTCATAATCCTCGCATGCCGCAGTCTGCATGACGCGGCAGAAACGAATTTCTGAAAGCGAGGCCGCAATGCTGAACAAAATGACCGAAAGACTGGACTTCCAGAGCGAGGCGCTGCTGCTGCGCGCCGAGCGCCAGCGCGCCATTGCCAGCAATATTGCCAACGCCGACACCCCCGGCTATGTGGCACGCGACTTCAATTTCCGGGAAGCCTTGATGGCTGCGACCAATAGCCCGCAGGCGTTGACCCAGGCCAGCACCACGGCAGCAGGCCATATTCCCTTGCAGGCGCAGACCTCTGATGAGGCCCTCAAGGCCAAGCTGGGCTACTCGGTCAACTCGCAGCCCAGTCTGGATAACAACACCGTGGATCTGGACCGTGAACGCGCCAACTTTGTGGACAACTCGGTGCGCTACGAGGCCACGCTGCGCTTTATCAACGGTCAGGCCAAGACCATGCTCAGTGCCATTCAAGGCCAGTAAGCCCAGGAGTTAACCCATGTCGATGTTTTCCATCTTCAATATTTCGGGCAGCGCGGTCAGCGCCCAGTCTCAGCGGCTGAACGTCGTGGCCTCCAATCTGGCCAACGTCGATGCCGTGGCTGGCCCGGACGGCAGTGTTTACAAGGCGCGCCAGGTGGTGTTTCAGACCGTGCCCATGGGCAACGATGGCAGCGCAGGTGTCAAGGTCAACGCTATCAGCGAAGACAGCACGCCCGGCCGTCGCATTCATGACCCCAGCCACCCGCTGGCGGACGGCGAAGGCTATGTCACCCATTCCAACGTGAGCGCTGTGGACGAGATGGTCAACATGATCTCGGCCTCGCGCTCGTATCAGAACAACGTGGAAGTCATGAATACAGCCAAGACGCTGCTGCTCAAGACTTTGCAGATGGGCCAGTAAGCCCGGGAGCACGCACATGATTTACGGCACAAGCAGCGTGGACAGCACGACGACCACGACAAGCAGCAAGAGCTCGGTCACCGACCCCAATGAGGCGCAGGACCGGTTTCTGAAGCTGCTGGTGGCGCAGCTGAGCAATCAGGACCCCATGAACCCCATGGACAACGCACAGATGACCTCGCAGATGGCGCAAATCAACACTGTGACGGGCATTCAGCAGCTCAACCAGACCATGCAGTCCATGTCTGGCCAGTTCACCGCCATGCAGGTGCTGCAGGGCACGTCGATGATTGGCCGCACCGTGCTGACCGAGGGCAACACGCTGGGCGTGGCGGCCGATGGAGCCCATACGGCAGCGTTTGATCTGGATGCGCAGGCCGCCAGCGTCAAGGTGCAGATCACCACTGCCACGGGCGAGCTGGTGGACACCATTGATCTGGGCGCAGGCACCGCAGGGCGCAATTACTTCACCTGGGACGGCAAGGACAAGTACAGCGGCGATACCTCGCAGCTGCGCTACAGCGTGACTGCCGCCAACGGAACCACGGCAGTGGCTTCCACCACTCTGGCGCCCCATGCCGTGATTGCCACCAGCGCATCGAACGGCTCTTTGTCGCTGGAGCTGGACAACGGCGACAGCGTGGCTTATTCCGGCGTCAAGGCCGTTTACTGATTGAGGAGAACACCATGGGTTTTCAACAAGGCCTCTCGGGCTTGAATGCCGCCAGCAAGAATCTGGACGTCATTGGCCACAACATCGCCAACTCCAACACCACGGGCTTTAAATCCTCTCGTGCCGACTTTGCCGAGATGGTGGCCAGTGCCATCGGCTCGTCCAGTGGCCAGAGTAGTGGCATTGGCGTGAATGTGGCGGCGGTATCTCAGCAGTTCCGCCAGGGCTCCATCACATCCACGGGCAACAATCTGGACATCGCCATCAATGGCAATGGCTTCTTTGTCGTCAAGCAAAGTGATGGCAGCACGGCCTATACCCGCGCAGGCAACTTTGGTCTGGACAAAGAGGGCAACCTCAAGACCGTGGATAACGACAACGTCATGGGTTACATGGTGGACCCTGAGACCGGCAAGGTGCAGTCGGGTGCCACCCCCGTGCCGCTGAGCTTTCCCACAGGTCAGCCTATTGCGGCCAAGCAGACCAGCAAGGTCGATGTCGAGCTGAATCTGGATGCGCGAGCCACGCTGGCTGCCGGTGATGCCAGCGCCACGCCTCCGATCGAAGCCACGCCACGCGCCACCTACGGTACCTCGCTCAATGTGTATGACACACAGGGCACGGCTGTCCCGGTGAATCTGTATTTTGAAAAAGACGCGACCGGCAATACCTGGAACGTCTTTGACTCGCTGGATGCAACGGCTCAGCCCATTGGGCAGGCCCAGTTTGATGCCAGCGGCAAGCTCAGCACGGTGACGCCACTGAATGGCACGACGGGTTCTGGCACCACGTTGAACCTGAGCGTCAGCAGCAGCGCGGCTAACCCCAATAACCTGCAGTCCTTCAATGTGGCGTTTGACTTTGGCGGCCTGACTCAGTTCGGCACCAAATTTGCCGTCAGCAGCCTCAAACAGGACGGCTATACCTCGGGTGCGCTGACGGGTATCAACGTGGGACGTGATGGTTCCATCGTGGCCTCGTACTCCAACGGCGTCACGCGCACCGAAGGTCAGATTGCACTGGCAGCGTTCACCAATACCCAGGGCCTGGGCTCGGTGGGCAACAACAAATGGGTTGAGACGGCCGATTCGGGCCCCGCGCTCAATGGTTCGGCTCAGACGGGAACCTTTGGTTCGCTGCAGTCGGGTGCGCTGGAAGAGTCCAACGTGGACCTGACGGCTGAGCTGGTCAACATGATGACGGCGCAGCGTTCCTATCAGGCCAATGCCCAGACCATCAAGACGCAAGACCAAGTGTTCTCCACTCTGGTGAATCTACGCTAAACAACCCTAACTTCTAACGAATCAACTGCTCTGAAATAGGGCGCGGTCCGAGCGAGAGACATCGAGCAAGGGCCGCCCCGCAGCGAGGGTGTCGTTCCCCTTGGGGGAAGGCGCGAAGCGACTCAGGGGGAGGCAATCAGCATGGACAAGATTATTTATACGTCGATGACGGGCGCCAATGCGGCGGCTCAGCGTCAGGCCGTGCTGGCACACAACCTGGCCAATGCGGGTACCAATGGCTTTCGGGCCGAGATGTCCACATTCCGCTCGGTGCCGGTGCAAGGCTCGGGTGCAGGCACGCGTGTGTTTGCACTGGAGGCAACCTCTGGTTATGTCGATACCCCGGGTCCCGCGCAGCGTACTGGTCGTGCGCTGGATGCCATGGCCATGGGTCGTGCCTGGTTCGCTGTGCAGGGACTGGATGGTCAGGAAGCCTATACGCGCAACGGCGTGTTTGAAGTCTCGTCCGAAGGCCAGTTGGTAAACAGCAATGGTTTGGCGGTCCTTTCTGATGGAGGTGGGCCGCTCGATATTCCTGCAGAGTCGACGATAGAGTTGGCTTCTGATGGCACTTTGACTGCCAAAAGTGGGAACCTCCCGCCTGTTGCCATTGGTCGAGTTAAGTTGGTTACTCCACCTGAGGATGCTCCATTAGTGAGAGGAGACGACGGCTTGTTTCGTTCAGGTCAAGACGGGGCACTTCCAAATGATGAAACAGCACGCCTGCTTGCAGGGTCGGTAGAGGGTTCTAACGTGAATTCTGTCGAAACCATGGTCGGCATGATCGCCGCCTCGCGCCAGTTTGAGCAGCAGATGAAGCTGCTGCAGACCGCTGAAACCAACGACAAATCTGCTAGTCAGCTACTGAGTTTGAACGGTTAAGAAAGGTTATTGTCATGATGAATTCACTTTGGATATCGCAAACGGGTATGACTGCT is from Comamonas fluminis and encodes:
- the flgA gene encoding flagellar basal body P-ring formation chaperone FlgA, which translates into the protein MSGRFSPFKPCRPLRGMAAAWGLGALLSGAAQAQDGAAQLSQIGQRFVDAALHQPSADSAQGSTDMPLRMEVQMGQLDSRLRLAACARVEPYLPAGSRLWGRTRLGLRCVEGAVPWNVFLPITVRAYGPAWVAQGNLPAGKTLSAEDAVSAEVDWAEDSAPVFANAQDFIGQVTIRPLTSGQALRQNMVRPPALFTAGAPVQVMVNGGGFSVSASGKAMAAAGAGQQVRVRMDNGRLVTGTVNANGVVFVQ
- the flgB gene encoding flagellar basal body rod protein FlgB; the encoded protein is MLNKMTERLDFQSEALLLRAERQRAIASNIANADTPGYVARDFNFREALMAATNSPQALTQASTTAAGHIPLQAQTSDEALKAKLGYSVNSQPSLDNNTVDLDRERANFVDNSVRYEATLRFINGQAKTMLSAIQGQ
- the flgC gene encoding flagellar basal body rod protein FlgC, whose product is MSMFSIFNISGSAVSAQSQRLNVVASNLANVDAVAGPDGSVYKARQVVFQTVPMGNDGSAGVKVNAISEDSTPGRRIHDPSHPLADGEGYVTHSNVSAVDEMVNMISASRSYQNNVEVMNTAKTLLLKTLQMGQ
- a CDS encoding flagellar hook assembly protein FlgD, which gives rise to MIYGTSSVDSTTTTTSSKSSVTDPNEAQDRFLKLLVAQLSNQDPMNPMDNAQMTSQMAQINTVTGIQQLNQTMQSMSGQFTAMQVLQGTSMIGRTVLTEGNTLGVAADGAHTAAFDLDAQAASVKVQITTATGELVDTIDLGAGTAGRNYFTWDGKDKYSGDTSQLRYSVTAANGTTAVASTTLAPHAVIATSASNGSLSLELDNGDSVAYSGVKAVY
- the flgE gene encoding flagellar hook protein FlgE → MGFQQGLSGLNAASKNLDVIGHNIANSNTTGFKSSRADFAEMVASAIGSSSGQSSGIGVNVAAVSQQFRQGSITSTGNNLDIAINGNGFFVVKQSDGSTAYTRAGNFGLDKEGNLKTVDNDNVMGYMVDPETGKVQSGATPVPLSFPTGQPIAAKQTSKVDVELNLDARATLAAGDASATPPIEATPRATYGTSLNVYDTQGTAVPVNLYFEKDATGNTWNVFDSLDATAQPIGQAQFDASGKLSTVTPLNGTTGSGTTLNLSVSSSAANPNNLQSFNVAFDFGGLTQFGTKFAVSSLKQDGYTSGALTGINVGRDGSIVASYSNGVTRTEGQIALAAFTNTQGLGSVGNNKWVETADSGPALNGSAQTGTFGSLQSGALEESNVDLTAELVNMMTAQRSYQANAQTIKTQDQVFSTLVNLR
- a CDS encoding flagellar basal body rod protein FlgF, producing MDKIIYTSMTGANAAAQRQAVLAHNLANAGTNGFRAEMSTFRSVPVQGSGAGTRVFALEATSGYVDTPGPAQRTGRALDAMAMGRAWFAVQGLDGQEAYTRNGVFEVSSEGQLVNSNGLAVLSDGGGPLDIPAESTIELASDGTLTAKSGNLPPVAIGRVKLVTPPEDAPLVRGDDGLFRSGQDGALPNDETARLLAGSVEGSNVNSVETMVGMIAASRQFEQQMKLLQTAETNDKSASQLLSLNG